The Terrirubrum flagellatum nucleotide sequence GCATAGGCGAGGTGAGCGACAAGGCGCTCCGCCTGATCCTCCATGCGCACCTGTTTCAGAAGCGCCTCTGCCTCATCGCGATGACAATCGCGCGCCGGCCGCCATAGACCGAACACTTCGCCGCGCTTGGCGAGAATCGCCATCTGCACATTCTCGATCACCGTCATCGAGAGGAATGCCTGCGCGATCTGGAAGGTGCGGCCGACGCCATGGCGAAGCACAAGCCGCGGCGGCAGGCCCGATATCTCGACGCCGCCAAGTCGGATGCCGCCCGTATCCGGCCGCAACTGCCCGCCGACCATGTTGAACGTCGTGGACTTGCCAGCGCCGTTGGGGCCGATCATCGCGACCATCTCGCCCGCTGCGACCTCAAACGACACGTCGCGCGCGGCATGCACGCCGCCGAAGGATTTCGAGATGCGCTCGACCTGAAGCAGCGTCATGGCGCGACCGGCTTCGTGAAGAAGCGCGTCCGCGCCTGAACCAGGCCGCCGAGCACGCCCTGCGGGAAAGCGAGCACAAGCGCCACAATCGAAATCCCGAGCCATGCGCGCCAGAGGTCGGTCAGCGGCATGATGAAATCCTTGATGGCGTGGAACAGGCCGGCGCCGAGGACCGCGCCGAACACCGTCTGCATGCCGCCAATCAGCACCATGGCGAGGAAATCGACCGACATGGGAATAGAAATCAGGGTCGGATCGATCGAGCCCTTTGAAAAAGCGAAGAGCGCGCCAGCGAGTCCGGTCGCGGCGCCGCCGAGCGCGAAGGCCGCGAGACGCTGCAGGCGCACATCGATCCCGATCGCATCGGCGCGCAATGAGGAATCGCGCGCGGCGCGCAAGGCGTAGCCGAACGGCGCGTGTATCGCGCGCCAGAGGATGAAGATCGCAGCGCAACTCAGCACAAGCGTCAGCGCGTAGAAGACCGGCCGCGACGAGGCGAAGGCGGCGGGCCAGACTCCGACCACGCCATTGTCGCCGCCGGTGATCTCGGTCCACTGGAAACAGAGGGCATAGACGAGTTGCGCGACCGCCAGCGTCAGCATCGCGAGATAGATGCCGGACAGCCGCACGATGAAAAAGCCGAAGAAGGCCGCCGCAAGGCCGGCGGCGATCGGCGCTGCGATCAAAGCCGGAATCATATGTAACCCGAATTTCACGGTGAGCAGGCCGGCGGCGTAAGCGCCGACGCCGAACCAGGCGGCGTGGCCAAACGACACCATGCCGCCGATCCCGATCAGCAGATTGAGCGCAAAGGCGGCGAGCGCGAAGCACAGCGCTTCGACGCCGACCTTCAGTGCATAGGCGTCGCCCCACAGAGGCAGCGAGATCGCGAGCGCGACAAAAGCCGCCAATGCGATCGTTCCGAAACGATCGAGCTTCCGCAATCCGACCACGCCTTCGATCACCGCGCGCGCGCCAAGATTGGCGTCGGGCCGGCCGAGGAAGCCATAGGGTCGCACGACCAGCACCGCCGCCATCAGCAGGAACACCAGCACCAGCGTGATCTTCGGAAACACGAGCACGCCGAAAGCCTGCAACTGACCGATCGCGAGCGAAGCGAGGAAAGCGCCAGGAATCGAGCCCATGCCTCCGACGACAGTGACGACGAAGGTCTCGGAGATGACTGATATATCCATCGCCTGATGCGCCGGCGCGCGCGGAATTTGCAGCGCGCCGCCAAGCCCGGCGAGGAAGGAGCCGAGGAACAAGGTCGCCGTGAACAGTTTCGCCTGATCGACGCCGAGCGCGCCGACCATCTCGCGATCCTGGGTCGCGGCGCGAATCAGCACGCCAAAGCGCGTGTGGCGCATCAGCGCCCACAGCAACGCGAGCACCACGGGCCCGATGGCGATCAGCAGCAATTCATAGGCGGGATAGCGCTGGCCGAAAATCTCGACGGCGCGGGGCAGCCCCGGCGCGCGCGGACCGAGAATATCGAGCGGCCCCCAGACGCGCACCACGACATCCTGCACGATGAGCACGACGCCGAAAGTTGCGAGGAGCTGGAACAATTCCGGCGCGCGATAGATGCGCCGGAGCAGCACGACTTCAATGATGACGCCGATCAA carries:
- a CDS encoding ABC transporter ATP-binding protein — encoded protein: MTLLQVERISKSFGGVHAARDVSFEVAAGEMVAMIGPNGAGKSTTFNMVGGQLRPDTGGIRLGGVEISGLPPRLVLRHGVGRTFQIAQAFLSMTVIENVQMAILAKRGEVFGLWRPARDCHRDEAEALLKQVRMEDQAERLVAHLAYADIKRVEFALALAAEPKLLLMDEPTAGMAVAERQGLMKLVESVATEKKIGVLFTEHDMASVFAHADKVLVLARGEIIARGMPEEVRANERVREVYLGRSGHRQSAPVKALAS
- a CDS encoding ABC transporter permease encodes the protein MDPGFLVIQLLTGLASASSLFITASGLTLVFGVTRIVNFAHGSLYMLGAYLAVSIVTRLLDLDRSFTMFALGVLAAALVVGLIGVIIEVVLLRRIYRAPELFQLLATFGVVLIVQDVVVRVWGPLDILGPRAPGLPRAVEIFGQRYPAYELLLIAIGPVVLALLWALMRHTRFGVLIRAATQDREMVGALGVDQAKLFTATLFLGSFLAGLGGALQIPRAPAHQAMDISVISETFVVTVVGGMGSIPGAFLASLAIGQLQAFGVLVFPKITLVLVFLLMAAVLVVRPYGFLGRPDANLGARAVIEGVVGLRKLDRFGTIALAAFVALAISLPLWGDAYALKVGVEALCFALAAFALNLLIGIGGMVSFGHAAWFGVGAYAAGLLTVKFGLHMIPALIAAPIAAGLAAAFFGFFIVRLSGIYLAMLTLAVAQLVYALCFQWTEITGGDNGVVGVWPAAFASSRPVFYALTLVLSCAAIFILWRAIHAPFGYALRAARDSSLRADAIGIDVRLQRLAAFALGGAATGLAGALFAFSKGSIDPTLISIPMSVDFLAMVLIGGMQTVFGAVLGAGLFHAIKDFIMPLTDLWRAWLGISIVALVLAFPQGVLGGLVQARTRFFTKPVAP